The DNA sequence TGTTTTATTAATCGCTTTTATATCTCTTTTAATGATATTAATGGAAGCTTTAAAATACAATTCAGGTAACGCACAAAAATGGTTCATCAATTTTCCTTTCCAGATTTACGCTGGTTGGGTAAGTGTTGCTTTAATCGCAGCGATGGCAGCTTGGCTAACAAAAATTGAATGGAGCGGATTGGGAATTTCAGAAATTAACTGGACGATTATTTTAATCATAATCGCTTCTCTCATTCATATCTTCATGACTTGGAAAAAGAATGCACCTGTATTTGCTTTCGTTGCAGTTTGGGCTTTGGTTGCTATTGCAATGGCGAACAAAGAAGTAAGTCAGCAGGTTTATTTAGTTGCTTTGGTTGCCGCTGGAATTATCTTTATCAGCAGTGGTCTCAAAATTTTCAAAAAAAATTCCCTTTAATAATTGAATATCAAAGGGAGTTTTCTATTATTTAAATTGAATTTTATCTCGTTAACCAACCTCCGTTTTTAACCGTAGCAATCGAAAAAGGGAAAATCCAGAAAAGACCAAATAAATAAAATACACTGTACGGATACGCCCAAAGCGCATCGATAAAATTATATTTTTTACTGAAAAACAACATCTGAATACTTGCGAAAATAAATGTTCCTGTCAATGCTGAACTCAGATATAAAAGCGGATGCGTCATTAAAAAATAGAACATCAAAATCATTAGAGGGAAAGCAGCAAGTAAGTTCACCCATTGGTTAATGAAAATAAATCGTGCTCCTG is a window from the Kaistella flava (ex Peng et al. 2021) genome containing:
- a CDS encoding tryptophan-rich sensory protein; amino-acid sequence: MKKILQIANGFFLVFTIIFNYLSNTGIFNGKTIANVSDQYHNLFTPAGYAFSIWGFIYLLLIGFVFYTGRSLFNPSKNEADAFVEKIGWWFVVSCLANCAWILTWLYGFTGLSVIVLLIAFISLLMILMEALKYNSGNAQKWFINFPFQIYAGWVSVALIAAMAAWLTKIEWSGLGISEINWTIILIIIASLIHIFMTWKKNAPVFAFVAVWALVAIAMANKEVSQQVYLVALVAAGIIFISSGLKIFKKNSL